The following proteins come from a genomic window of Alkalibaculum bacchi:
- a CDS encoding 3-isopropylmalate dehydratase large subunit, with protein MGKTIAEKIFDAHRVAEPFPDTHVLKLDRVFCHEITTPIAITDLMARGMDRVFDPTKIKAVIDHVTPAKDSKTAEQGKILRDWARRHGIKDFFDIGKNGVCHAIFPEKGFVRPGYTVIMGDSHTCTHGAFGAFAAGIGTTDLEVGILKGVCAFHFPKTIKFILNGKLKPGVYAKDVILFIIKELTVNGATNMVIEFTGPVVDEMSMESRMTLCNMAIEAGGTSGICYPDKTTVEYLWDFIKDEFASKEAALEEYSKWTSDPDAEYEKVYEYDLSDLEPMVTFGYKPDQVKSVKEMEGTKVDQIYIGSCTNGRIEDLRIAAEVLKGKTISEDVRAIVSPATPAIYSQALKEGIIEIFQDAGFCVTNPTCGACLGMSNGVLAEGEVCASTTNRNFNGRMGKGGMVHLMSPATAAATAIEGKIINADLYQA; from the coding sequence ATGGGTAAGACTATTGCTGAAAAAATATTTGATGCTCACCGAGTAGCTGAGCCGTTTCCTGATACACATGTATTAAAGCTAGACAGAGTTTTTTGTCATGAAATCACAACACCTATTGCTATTACTGACTTAATGGCGCGGGGCATGGACCGTGTATTTGATCCTACTAAGATCAAAGCGGTCATCGATCATGTTACCCCTGCAAAAGATTCTAAAACAGCAGAGCAAGGCAAGATTTTAAGGGATTGGGCGAGAAGACATGGCATAAAAGACTTTTTTGATATCGGAAAAAATGGTGTATGCCATGCGATATTCCCAGAAAAAGGATTTGTAAGACCAGGATACACTGTAATCATGGGCGATTCTCATACTTGTACTCATGGCGCTTTTGGTGCCTTTGCAGCAGGTATTGGTACAACAGATCTTGAAGTAGGTATCTTAAAAGGGGTATGTGCTTTTCACTTTCCTAAAACGATTAAGTTTATTCTAAATGGTAAATTAAAGCCAGGTGTATACGCCAAGGATGTCATTTTATTTATCATCAAAGAGTTAACTGTAAATGGCGCTACAAATATGGTCATCGAATTTACTGGTCCTGTGGTGGATGAGATGAGCATGGAATCTAGAATGACTCTTTGTAATATGGCTATCGAAGCAGGTGGAACAAGCGGAATCTGTTATCCAGATAAAACTACGGTAGAATATTTATGGGACTTTATTAAAGATGAATTTGCCTCTAAGGAAGCTGCACTAGAGGAGTATTCAAAATGGACTTCAGATCCAGATGCGGAGTACGAAAAAGTATATGAGTACGATCTTTCCGACTTAGAACCTATGGTAACTTTTGGATACAAGCCAGACCAAGTAAAGAGCGTTAAAGAAATGGAAGGAACAAAAGTAGACCAAATCTACATAGGATCTTGCACCAATGGACGTATTGAAGACTTAAGAATTGCAGCAGAAGTTTTAAAAGGCAAAACAATTAGCGAGGATGTACGTGCTATTGTAAGTCCTGCAACTCCAGCTATTTACTCTCAGGCATTAAAAGAGGGTATTATTGAAATCTTCCAAGATGCAGGTTTCTGTGTGACAAACCCAACTTGTGGAGCTTGTTTAGGTATGAGCAACGGTGTTCTTGCAGAGGGAGAAGTATGTGCATCTACCACAAACCGTAATTTCAATGGTAGAATGGGTAAAGGTGGTATGGTACACCTAATGAGCCCTGCAACAGCTGCAGCAACTGCAATTGAAGGAAAAATAATAAACGCTGATTTATATCAGGCTTAG
- a CDS encoding Crp/Fnr family transcriptional regulator, with the protein MRENEFLVSHKIDMPTELFKAFNTKEAKLYKSNSLIYRQGEKADNFYFLKKGNVEVFVMSPEGAEKGLTNYKAGEVFGEASFFDGYPRISTAKTITECEIITITRKNIEHFFKEDPSLALKLIELLSKKVLRLSREIDHISFMSAEKRIAEYLLSRSQGINGTIMCTQDDIGNTVGVSRITVSRTLGKFVKDNWIRTGYKKIEIINTKGLMEFLDD; encoded by the coding sequence TTGAGAGAAAATGAATTTTTAGTGAGTCACAAAATAGATATGCCTACAGAATTATTTAAGGCATTTAATACAAAAGAGGCAAAATTATATAAAAGCAATAGCCTTATTTATCGCCAAGGGGAAAAAGCAGATAATTTTTACTTTTTAAAAAAGGGAAATGTAGAAGTCTTTGTCATGTCGCCAGAAGGCGCTGAGAAAGGCTTGACCAATTATAAAGCTGGAGAAGTATTTGGTGAAGCTTCTTTTTTTGATGGATATCCTAGAATTTCTACAGCTAAAACAATTACAGAATGTGAGATCATCACTATTACAAGAAAAAATATCGAACATTTTTTCAAAGAAGATCCTTCCCTTGCGCTAAAGCTGATTGAACTTTTATCAAAAAAAGTTCTCAGACTATCAAGAGAAATCGACCATATTTCTTTTATGTCCGCTGAAAAGAGAATTGCTGAATATTTGCTTAGTAGAAGCCAAGGAATAAATGGGACGATTATGTGTACTCAAGATGATATTGGCAATACTGTTGGAGTTAGCCGAATTACCGTAAGCAGAACATTAGGAAAGTTCGTTAAAGACAATTGGATCCGCACAGGATATAAAAAAATTGAAATCATCAATACCAAAGGACTTATGGAATTTCTAGATGATTAA
- a CDS encoding DUF4491 family protein yields the protein MNFQGIIIGIISFIIIGVFHPIVIKSEYYIGKKIWPVFLVTGIALIGVSLYAKNNILSTIIGVTAFTCLWSIHEIFEQEQRVKKGWFPKNPNKTSADNNATSN from the coding sequence GTGAATTTTCAAGGAATCATTATTGGCATTATATCTTTTATTATTATTGGAGTTTTTCATCCCATCGTGATCAAATCAGAATATTATATTGGCAAAAAAATATGGCCTGTATTTTTAGTAACTGGGATCGCATTAATTGGAGTTTCCCTATACGCTAAAAATAATATCTTATCAACTATTATAGGTGTCACTGCTTTTACTTGTCTATGGAGCATACATGAAATTTTCGAACAAGAACAACGGGTTAAAAAAGGCTGGTTCCCTAAAAATCCAAATAAAACAAGTGCAGATAATAATGCTACTAGTAATTAG
- a CDS encoding late competence development ComFB family protein has product MENNLHLKNYTEILIDEAIEKLWSEMEDICKCQRCYYDTKAIALNHLPSKYTVTTKGEVYTKINNFRNQIQVDVMKEVMKAIMTVSEHCSHNPEEAVKY; this is encoded by the coding sequence ATGGAAAATAACCTCCATTTAAAAAATTACACCGAGATATTAATAGATGAAGCTATAGAGAAACTCTGGTCTGAAATGGAAGATATATGTAAATGTCAAAGGTGTTATTATGATACCAAGGCAATAGCTTTAAATCACTTACCTTCTAAATATACTGTTACGACAAAAGGAGAAGTTTATACTAAAATCAACAACTTCAGAAATCAGATACAGGTAGATGTAATGAAAGAAGTGATGAAAGCCATCATGACCGTGAGCGAACATTGCTCCCACAATCCGGAAGAAGCGGTTAAATATTGA
- a CDS encoding helix-turn-helix domain-containing protein has translation MIIVNLDIMLAKRKMSVTELSERVGITIANISILKNGKAKAIRFSTLDGICKALDCQPGDILEYVNEE, from the coding sequence ATGATAATTGTAAATTTAGACATTATGTTAGCAAAAAGAAAAATGAGTGTTACTGAATTAAGCGAAAGAGTAGGGATTACCATAGCAAATATTTCGATATTGAAAAATGGTAAAGCAAAAGCCATACGATTTAGTACATTAGATGGCATATGCAAAGCCTTAGATTGCCAACCTGGTGATATTCTAGAATATGTAAATGAAGAATAG
- a CDS encoding DUF2975 domain-containing protein — protein MKTDIASNILKILLILFALGAIFLGIYVLPVMAEEMVVIYPELRYTKLPILIICELLLGLLLIGIGIVMYLLKTFDRGKTFSLTFTRGLEVLIGMCIIASMGILFLLKYMNTFGGPGPLLSLIMIGVIFLVWIIAAVIMLIRSIVKKAMIYKDDYDLTV, from the coding sequence GTGAAAACTGATATAGCATCAAATATATTGAAAATACTGCTAATTCTATTTGCTTTAGGGGCAATTTTTCTTGGCATTTATGTTTTACCTGTAATGGCAGAAGAAATGGTAGTCATTTATCCTGAACTTAGGTATACAAAACTACCTATTCTTATTATTTGTGAATTATTATTAGGGTTACTGTTAATTGGAATAGGTATTGTAATGTATCTACTCAAAACATTTGATCGTGGTAAGACATTTAGTCTAACATTTACTCGAGGACTAGAGGTGTTAATAGGAATGTGTATCATAGCTTCTATGGGAATATTATTTTTACTAAAGTATATGAATACATTTGGAGGGCCTGGTCCTTTATTATCATTGATAATGATAGGAGTAATTTTTCTAGTATGGATAATTGCAGCAGTGATTATGTTAATTAGAAGTATAGTGAAAAAAGCCATGATTTACAAAGATGATTATGATTTGACAGTATAG
- a CDS encoding DUF2975 domain-containing protein, with translation MKRSSTTFLKISIFLIGLPIFVLCILGLPWLINNPVNPYYSIILYPIIFGLYLTVVPFFIALYQAIQLLNFIDRNKSFSDLSVQSLKVIKFCAFTISGLYALMMPLFYLLAEVDDAPGIILIGIVFVFASLVGALFAAVLQKLLKEAIDIKTDNDLTI, from the coding sequence ATGAAACGAAGTTCAACAACATTTTTAAAAATAAGTATTTTTCTTATTGGACTACCCATTTTTGTTTTATGTATCTTAGGATTGCCTTGGCTAATCAATAACCCTGTAAACCCATATTACTCCATTATACTTTATCCAATTATTTTTGGTTTATATTTGACAGTGGTTCCCTTTTTTATTGCATTATACCAGGCTATTCAGTTATTAAATTTCATTGATCGGAATAAATCCTTTTCAGATTTATCTGTTCAATCGCTTAAAGTTATTAAGTTCTGTGCGTTCACTATAAGTGGTTTATATGCATTAATGATGCCATTGTTTTATCTATTAGCAGAAGTGGATGATGCACCTGGAATCATTTTAATTGGTATAGTTTTTGTTTTTGCCTCTCTAGTAGGTGCGCTCTTTGCTGCAGTGCTTCAAAAACTTTTAAAAGAAGCTATTGATATAAAAACGGATAACGATTTGACAATTTGA
- a CDS encoding bacteriohemerythrin has protein sequence MIKWKDDYLLGIEVIDEQHKELFRIVESAYALLKNDFLTDKYDRIIAIIEDLKNYAVFHFKTEEEYMQKIGYRRFLSHKVQHDDFLEKVSKIDLESVDAKQDQYLLDILEFALNWIDKHILQTDKTII, from the coding sequence GTGATAAAGTGGAAAGATGATTACCTACTTGGTATCGAGGTTATTGATGAACAACATAAGGAATTATTTCGAATAGTCGAAAGCGCCTACGCATTGTTAAAAAATGATTTTTTAACGGACAAATATGATAGGATTATAGCTATTATCGAAGACCTAAAGAATTACGCAGTTTTTCATTTTAAAACAGAAGAGGAATATATGCAGAAAATTGGCTATAGACGTTTTCTATCTCACAAGGTGCAACATGATGATTTTCTTGAAAAGGTTTCTAAAATCGACCTAGAGAGTGTAGATGCTAAACAAGATCAGTACCTCCTAGATATTTTGGAATTTGCATTAAACTGGATTGATAAACATATCCTTCAAACCGATAAAACGATTATATGA
- a CDS encoding DUF3892 domain-containing protein, whose product MDNNNLSKLPMMALKDIPNPNADAKQIVALVKEEGRVVGYKLSDGQVLDKDESIKLAKQGGIRGVGIATRKGNEYLKSLPDEIEGNNLSNLPSITKK is encoded by the coding sequence ATGGATAATAATAACTTATCAAAGCTACCCATGATGGCCCTCAAGGATATCCCAAACCCTAATGCTGATGCAAAACAAATAGTTGCATTAGTAAAGGAAGAAGGACGTGTTGTTGGTTACAAATTATCTGATGGGCAGGTTCTAGACAAAGACGAAAGTATCAAACTTGCAAAACAAGGTGGTATACGGGGAGTTGGTATTGCAACAAGAAAGGGAAACGAATATTTGAAATCCCTTCCAGATGAAATTGAAGGTAATAATTTAAGCAATTTGCCTTCGATCACAAAGAAATGA
- a CDS encoding S41 family peptidase, with product MSHNQNIMLQRKWFKRVGIFLGFIIVLWAIWQIWLDPYRGTVKILESSESLDALLTSEEAIKDMDFIVKGLLERHPACIKGLPKAVQDTYEQERVIISKSDRVSVLSLWQSSARILSALEDGHTAVKAYYKDVSYLPFSFSLYDNDLICLGGEYSGYIISEIGGVQVSELNERFLEQFSYELEAYARYSFAKNINRSDCLEFVGVKTAQDVEILMNQVDGEGVIRKTFPLKSGNLDRMEIDEPFVDFKIDKGNNVGIFTLRQCIYDEKYRSTLKSFFESVGKNGIQNIIVDLRGNPGGNSMVGNEFLRYLPVKEYKTGNTDVRFGPIIWHNKPQLVENQQTEPTFHGNVYALTSTDSFSSAVDFATLLSDNDFGTVVGQIPGNMPSSYGDILIFQTPHARLAFTISYKYFVRPDAEKSELPLIPNIETSDDALETTIEMIRHNS from the coding sequence ATGTCTCACAATCAAAATATTATGTTACAAAGAAAATGGTTTAAGAGAGTTGGCATTTTTCTCGGATTTATCATTGTATTATGGGCGATATGGCAAATTTGGTTAGATCCTTACCGTGGAACAGTAAAGATATTAGAATCATCAGAAAGTCTTGACGCTCTTCTGACTTCCGAGGAGGCAATTAAGGATATGGATTTTATCGTTAAAGGCTTATTAGAGAGACATCCCGCCTGTATAAAAGGATTGCCAAAAGCAGTACAAGATACATATGAACAAGAGCGTGTGATTATTAGTAAGTCAGATAGGGTATCCGTATTATCATTGTGGCAGAGCTCTGCACGAATTCTTTCTGCTCTAGAGGATGGACATACGGCGGTTAAAGCCTATTATAAAGATGTATCCTATTTACCATTTTCCTTTTCATTATATGATAATGATCTAATTTGTTTAGGAGGGGAATATAGTGGGTACATCATTTCAGAAATAGGTGGCGTTCAGGTCTCCGAGCTTAATGAGCGATTCCTAGAACAGTTTTCATATGAACTTGAAGCTTACGCCCGATACTCTTTTGCAAAAAACATTAATCGCAGTGATTGCCTAGAATTTGTTGGCGTTAAGACTGCACAGGACGTGGAAATTCTTATGAATCAAGTAGATGGTGAGGGCGTCATTCGAAAAACCTTTCCTCTTAAGTCTGGCAACTTAGATAGAATGGAGATCGATGAACCCTTTGTCGATTTTAAGATAGACAAAGGGAATAATGTGGGTATCTTTACCTTACGCCAGTGTATTTATGATGAGAAGTATAGAAGCACGTTGAAAAGCTTCTTTGAATCCGTAGGAAAGAACGGTATACAAAATATCATTGTAGATTTAAGAGGAAACCCTGGGGGAAACTCAATGGTCGGCAATGAGTTCCTTCGCTATCTTCCAGTAAAGGAATACAAGACAGGTAACACGGATGTGCGCTTTGGACCTATAATATGGCATAATAAGCCTCAATTAGTTGAGAATCAACAAACAGAACCAACATTCCATGGGAATGTGTATGCTCTAACCAGCACGGACTCCTTTAGTTCAGCAGTGGATTTTGCAACACTTCTTTCAGATAATGATTTTGGTACAGTAGTAGGGCAAATACCAGGAAATATGCCTTCATCTTATGGTGATATCTTGATTTTTCAAACACCACATGCAAGGCTCGCATTTACTATATCCTATAAGTATTTTGTACGGCCAGATGCTGAAAAATCTGAATTACCACTTATCCCTAATATAGAAACTTCTGATGACGCACTAGAGACAACAATTGAGATGATTCGGCACAACTCATAA